A portion of the Macaca mulatta isolate MMU2019108-1 chromosome 2, T2T-MMU8v2.0, whole genome shotgun sequence genome contains these proteins:
- the AGTR1 gene encoding type-1 angiotensin II receptor isoform X1, producing the protein MSRCPNCWLYTGKLSGTKERATVVLVNACPWSWPHFTRSGAFDIVFVTNSTQEIKMILNSSTEDGIKRIQDDCPKAGRHNYIFVMIPTLYSIIFVVGIFGNSLVVIVIYFYMKLKTVASVFLLNLALADLCFLLTLPLWAVYTAMEYRWPFGNYLCKIASASVSFNLYASVFLLTCLSIDRYLAIVHPMKSRLRRTMLVAKVTCIVIWLLAGLASLPAIIHRNVFFIENTNITVCAFHYESQNSTLPIGLGLTKNILGFLFPFLIILTSYTLIWKALKKAYEIQKNKPRNDDIFKIIMAIVLFFFFSWIPHQIFTFLDVLIQLGIIRDCRISDIVDTAMPITICIAYFNNCLNPLFYGFLGKKFKKYFLQLLKYIPPKAKSHSNLSTKMSTLSYRPSDNASSSTKKPAPCFEVE; encoded by the coding sequence gTGCATTTGATATAGTGTTTGTGACAAATTCGACCCAGGAGATCAAAATGATTCTCAACTCTTCTACCGAAGATGGTATTAAAAGAATCCAAGACGATTGTCCCAAAGCTGGAAGGCATAATTACATATTTGTCATGATTCCTACTTTATACAGTATCATCTTTGTGGTGGGAATATTTGGAAACAGCTTGGTGGTGATAGTCATTTACTTTTACATGAAGCTGAAGACTGTGGccagtgtttttcttttgaatttagcACTGGCTGACTTATGCTTTTTACTGACTTTGCCACTATGGGCTGTCTACACAGCTATGGAATACCGCTGGCCCTTTGGCAATTACCTATGTAAGATTGCTTCAGCCAGCGTCAGTTTCAACCTGTATGCTAGTGTGTTCCTACTCACGTGTCTCAGCATTGATCGATACCTGGCTATTGTTCACCCAATGAAGTCCCGCCTTCGACGCACAATGCTTGTAGCCAAAGTCACCTGCATCGTCATTTGGCTGCTGGCAGGCTTGGCCAGTTTGCCAGCTATAATCCATcgaaatgtatttttcattgagAACACCAATATTACAGTTTGTGCTTTCCATTATGAGTCCCAAAATTCAACCCTTCCGATAGGACTGGGCCTGACCAAAAATATACTGggtttcctgtttccttttctgaTCATTCTTACAAGTTATACTCTTATTTGGAAGGCCCTAAAGAAGGCTTATGAAATTCAGAAGAACAAACCAAGAAATGATgatatttttaagataattatggcaattgtgcttttctttttcttttcctggattCCCCACCAAATATTCACTTTTCTGGATGTATTGATTCAACTAGGCATCATACGTGACTGTAGAATTTCAGATATTGTGGACACAGCCATGCCCATCACCATTTGTATAGCTTATTTTAACAATTGCCTGAAtcctcttttttatggctttctggggaaaaaatttaaaaaatattttctccagctTCTAAAATACATTCCCCCAAAAGCCAAATCCCACTCAAACCTTTCAACAAAAATGAGCACGCTTTCCTACCGCCCCTCAGATAATGCAAGCTCATCCACCAAGAAGCCTGCACCATGTTTTGAGGTTGAGTGA
- the AGTR1 gene encoding type-1 angiotensin II receptor isoform X2: MILNSSTEDGIKRIQDDCPKAGRHNYIFVMIPTLYSIIFVVGIFGNSLVVIVIYFYMKLKTVASVFLLNLALADLCFLLTLPLWAVYTAMEYRWPFGNYLCKIASASVSFNLYASVFLLTCLSIDRYLAIVHPMKSRLRRTMLVAKVTCIVIWLLAGLASLPAIIHRNVFFIENTNITVCAFHYESQNSTLPIGLGLTKNILGFLFPFLIILTSYTLIWKALKKAYEIQKNKPRNDDIFKIIMAIVLFFFFSWIPHQIFTFLDVLIQLGIIRDCRISDIVDTAMPITICIAYFNNCLNPLFYGFLGKKFKKYFLQLLKYIPPKAKSHSNLSTKMSTLSYRPSDNASSSTKKPAPCFEVE; this comes from the coding sequence ATGATTCTCAACTCTTCTACCGAAGATGGTATTAAAAGAATCCAAGACGATTGTCCCAAAGCTGGAAGGCATAATTACATATTTGTCATGATTCCTACTTTATACAGTATCATCTTTGTGGTGGGAATATTTGGAAACAGCTTGGTGGTGATAGTCATTTACTTTTACATGAAGCTGAAGACTGTGGccagtgtttttcttttgaatttagcACTGGCTGACTTATGCTTTTTACTGACTTTGCCACTATGGGCTGTCTACACAGCTATGGAATACCGCTGGCCCTTTGGCAATTACCTATGTAAGATTGCTTCAGCCAGCGTCAGTTTCAACCTGTATGCTAGTGTGTTCCTACTCACGTGTCTCAGCATTGATCGATACCTGGCTATTGTTCACCCAATGAAGTCCCGCCTTCGACGCACAATGCTTGTAGCCAAAGTCACCTGCATCGTCATTTGGCTGCTGGCAGGCTTGGCCAGTTTGCCAGCTATAATCCATcgaaatgtatttttcattgagAACACCAATATTACAGTTTGTGCTTTCCATTATGAGTCCCAAAATTCAACCCTTCCGATAGGACTGGGCCTGACCAAAAATATACTGggtttcctgtttccttttctgaTCATTCTTACAAGTTATACTCTTATTTGGAAGGCCCTAAAGAAGGCTTATGAAATTCAGAAGAACAAACCAAGAAATGATgatatttttaagataattatggcaattgtgcttttctttttcttttcctggattCCCCACCAAATATTCACTTTTCTGGATGTATTGATTCAACTAGGCATCATACGTGACTGTAGAATTTCAGATATTGTGGACACAGCCATGCCCATCACCATTTGTATAGCTTATTTTAACAATTGCCTGAAtcctcttttttatggctttctggggaaaaaatttaaaaaatattttctccagctTCTAAAATACATTCCCCCAAAAGCCAAATCCCACTCAAACCTTTCAACAAAAATGAGCACGCTTTCCTACCGCCCCTCAGATAATGCAAGCTCATCCACCAAGAAGCCTGCACCATGTTTTGAGGTTGAGTGA